Proteins from a genomic interval of Nocardioides jishulii:
- the ppgK gene encoding polyphosphate--glucose phosphotransferase — translation MSDTTQLRFGIDFGGTGIKGAAVDLTAGDFASERVKVDTPEESTPEAVLDIFRTMLADHPDITGPVGVTVPGIVRHGVVGLAPNIHPAWQGLDADEFLTRGLDRDVHVVNDADAAGLAEAAVGAAKGRSGVVLVTTLGTGIGTALLHDGVLVPNVELGHLEIDGRVAEKWASTKVRKSEGLTYEAWAKRLTVYYRTVERLFSPDLFVVGGGVSASHHKFLHLIDIDTEIVPATLQNRAGIVGAALLAEN, via the coding sequence ATGAGCGACACGACGCAGCTGCGTTTCGGCATCGACTTCGGCGGCACGGGCATCAAGGGCGCGGCGGTCGACCTCACCGCGGGCGACTTCGCGAGTGAGCGCGTCAAGGTGGACACCCCCGAGGAGTCGACGCCCGAGGCAGTCCTCGACATCTTCCGTACGATGCTCGCCGACCACCCCGACATCACCGGACCGGTCGGCGTGACTGTTCCGGGCATCGTGCGCCATGGCGTCGTGGGCCTCGCCCCCAACATCCATCCCGCATGGCAGGGGCTGGACGCGGACGAGTTCCTCACCCGCGGGCTCGACCGGGACGTCCACGTGGTCAACGACGCCGACGCCGCAGGGTTGGCGGAGGCGGCCGTCGGTGCGGCGAAGGGTCGCAGCGGCGTGGTCCTGGTGACGACGCTCGGCACGGGCATCGGAACCGCCCTGCTGCACGACGGAGTCCTCGTGCCCAACGTCGAGCTTGGCCACCTCGAGATCGACGGTCGGGTGGCGGAGAAGTGGGCCTCGACCAAGGTGCGCAAGTCGGAGGGACTGACGTACGAGGCCTGGGCGAAGCGGTTGACCGTCTACTACCGCACCGTGGAGCGGCTCTTCTCCCCCGACCTCTTCGTGGTGGGTGGCGGAGTGAGCGCCTCGCACCACAAGTTCCTGCACCTCATCGACATCGACACCGAGATCGTGCCTGCGACGCTGCAGAACCGTGCGGGGATCGTCGGCGCGGCACTGCTCGCGGAAAACTAG
- a CDS encoding methionine/alanine import family NSS transporter small subunit, with protein MSATAIVMMIFSMLVLWGGLVLAIVLLVRADGRRGRADAGPDVRPGGQHFTRDL; from the coding sequence ATGAGTGCCACCGCGATCGTGATGATGATCTTCTCGATGCTGGTCCTCTGGGGAGGTCTGGTGCTGGCGATCGTGCTCCTGGTGCGCGCCGACGGCCGACGCGGCAGGGCTGACGCGGGGCCGGACGTACGCCCCGGCGGGCAGCACTTCACGCGTGACCTGTGA
- a CDS encoding sodium-dependent transporter: MATQDAAADEKVKRGAFSSRKVFIFAAIGSAVGLGNIWRFPYVAYENGGGAFLIPYLVALFCAGIPFLYLDYALGHRFRGSAPLSFARLSRPAEGLGWWQVGICFMIAVYYAAVLAWALRYTFFSFNQSWGDNAEDFFYGEFLKAGEVGVDLTVVAGVLVPMVLVWLAVIVIMVAGVEKGIGLTSVVGIPVLVVAFLALVVRALFLPGAAEGLEAFFTPNWETLTHAGVWAAAFGQIFFSLSIGFGIMITYSSYVDRDTDMTGSGAVVGLANSSFELLAGIGVFAALGFLAQAKGAEVGDVVEGGVGLAFIVFPTIISEAPLGALIGVLFFGSLVIAGLTSLVSVLEVVVSAIRDKFDLSRRLAASVVAVPCAVISLVFFSTASGIYVLDILDHFINQFGILLVATVSMVVVAWSLRALPLLADHLNVHGSIPLLLWWRVLVGGVVPIALAYMVFDSFQAVVETPYGGYPTWMIALFGWGAAAAVMVLGYVISPIPWREDTSLADPGEEAPPHVDPDPFPHVHVHDPVRPAEGTDER, translated from the coding sequence ATGGCGACACAGGACGCGGCAGCGGACGAGAAGGTCAAGCGGGGAGCGTTCTCGTCCCGCAAGGTGTTCATCTTCGCGGCCATCGGTTCGGCCGTCGGGCTCGGCAACATCTGGCGCTTCCCCTACGTCGCCTACGAGAACGGTGGCGGGGCCTTCCTGATCCCCTACCTGGTGGCGCTCTTCTGCGCGGGCATCCCGTTCCTCTACCTCGACTACGCACTGGGCCACCGCTTCCGCGGGTCGGCGCCGCTCTCGTTCGCCCGCCTGAGCCGTCCCGCGGAGGGACTGGGCTGGTGGCAGGTCGGCATCTGCTTCATGATCGCGGTGTACTACGCCGCCGTGCTCGCATGGGCGCTGCGCTACACGTTCTTCTCGTTCAACCAGTCGTGGGGCGACAACGCCGAGGACTTCTTCTACGGGGAGTTCCTGAAGGCCGGCGAGGTCGGCGTCGACCTGACCGTGGTCGCGGGCGTGCTGGTGCCGATGGTCCTGGTCTGGCTCGCGGTCATCGTGATCATGGTGGCCGGGGTGGAGAAGGGCATCGGCCTCACGTCGGTGGTCGGCATCCCGGTCCTCGTCGTCGCCTTCCTGGCGCTGGTGGTGCGGGCCCTCTTCCTGCCGGGAGCGGCCGAGGGCCTGGAGGCCTTCTTCACGCCCAACTGGGAGACCCTGACCCATGCCGGCGTGTGGGCGGCAGCCTTCGGCCAGATCTTCTTCTCGCTGTCGATCGGCTTCGGCATCATGATCACCTACTCCTCCTACGTCGACCGCGACACCGACATGACCGGCTCGGGAGCAGTGGTCGGACTGGCCAACTCGAGCTTCGAGCTGCTCGCCGGCATCGGCGTCTTCGCGGCGCTGGGCTTCCTGGCGCAGGCCAAGGGCGCGGAGGTCGGTGATGTCGTGGAGGGCGGCGTGGGGCTGGCGTTCATCGTCTTCCCGACGATCATCAGCGAGGCACCCTTGGGGGCCCTGATCGGTGTGCTCTTCTTCGGCTCCCTGGTGATCGCCGGCCTGACCTCGCTCGTCTCGGTGCTGGAGGTCGTGGTCTCGGCGATCCGCGACAAGTTCGACCTGTCACGCCGCCTGGCCGCCTCCGTGGTGGCCGTGCCCTGCGCGGTGATCAGCCTGGTCTTCTTCTCCACCGCGAGCGGCATCTACGTGCTCGACATCCTCGACCACTTCATCAACCAGTTCGGCATCCTCCTGGTCGCCACGGTGTCGATGGTCGTGGTCGCCTGGTCGCTCCGGGCGCTTCCCCTGCTGGCCGACCACCTCAACGTGCACGGCTCCATCCCGCTGCTGCTGTGGTGGCGCGTCCTGGTCGGCGGCGTGGTCCCGATCGCGCTGGCCTACATGGTCTTCGACTCCTTCCAAGCCGTGGTCGAGACGCCGTACGGCGGCTACCCGACCTGGATGATCGCGCTCTTCGGGTGGGGTGCCGCTGCCGCCGTCATGGTGCTCGGCTACGTCATCTCGCCGATCCCGTGGCGCGAGGACACCTCGCTCGCCGACCCGGGCGAGGAAGCGCCACCGCACGTCGACCCCGACCCGTTCCCCCACGTCCACGTCCACGACCCGGTCCGACCCGCGGAAGGAACCGATGAGCGATGA
- a CDS encoding MFS transporter yields the protein MSDPIIDNVLDTVGDQAVGRAVPRALTPFKIPAYRKLAAALVFSSFAGGVWLVALVWEVFRLGGSAPQLSFVSTMAAVGVIIPALLAGVVADRVPQKLILLAVAGVELTGMAFAAAAAYAGFSSVGLLAGTAFVTGMAMAFYYPAYSALLPSIVPAEDLMAVNGFEGMVRPTIGQAIGPAAAGAVIGVAAPSSAFAIAAAAMVLAIVALTTVPRTPLRRTLDERHATHPVRSAFTDMGEGVRYMVRTPWLLASLLFACLSVLAMMGPLEVLVPVFIKSTLEGDASDHSWVLAAFGVGGAVGSLAMASIRMPRRYLTVMMACWGLGSLPFVLIAEATALWMIILACFVVGITFSAPTVIWGTLLQRRVPPDLLGRVSSLDFFVSISLMPVSMALVGPVSELIGVRATFWIAALAPLVVCVVAWLWARMPADEVSNPLD from the coding sequence GTGAGTGATCCGATCATCGACAACGTGTTGGACACCGTCGGTGATCAGGCGGTGGGGCGGGCCGTCCCCCGCGCGTTGACCCCGTTCAAGATCCCGGCCTACCGCAAGCTCGCCGCCGCCCTGGTCTTCTCGTCCTTCGCCGGTGGCGTCTGGCTGGTCGCGCTGGTCTGGGAGGTGTTCCGCCTCGGCGGCAGCGCACCCCAGCTCTCCTTCGTCTCGACCATGGCGGCGGTCGGCGTCATCATCCCGGCGCTGCTGGCCGGGGTCGTGGCCGACCGGGTGCCCCAGAAGCTGATCCTGCTCGCGGTCGCCGGCGTCGAGCTCACCGGCATGGCGTTCGCGGCCGCGGCGGCGTACGCAGGCTTCAGCAGCGTGGGCCTGCTCGCCGGCACCGCCTTCGTGACGGGCATGGCGATGGCGTTCTACTACCCGGCCTACTCGGCGTTGCTGCCCTCGATCGTCCCGGCCGAGGACCTGATGGCGGTCAACGGCTTCGAGGGGATGGTGCGACCGACCATCGGCCAGGCGATCGGCCCTGCGGCGGCTGGCGCGGTGATCGGCGTGGCAGCTCCCTCGTCGGCCTTCGCGATCGCCGCCGCGGCGATGGTGCTGGCGATCGTCGCGCTGACCACGGTCCCGCGTACGCCGCTGCGTCGGACGTTGGACGAGCGGCACGCCACCCACCCCGTCCGCTCGGCCTTCACCGACATGGGCGAGGGCGTGCGCTACATGGTGCGTACGCCGTGGCTCCTCGCCTCCCTGCTCTTCGCGTGCCTGAGCGTGCTGGCGATGATGGGGCCCCTGGAGGTGCTCGTCCCGGTCTTCATCAAGTCGACCCTCGAGGGCGACGCGAGCGACCACTCGTGGGTCCTGGCGGCCTTCGGAGTCGGTGGCGCGGTGGGGTCGCTGGCGATGGCCTCGATCCGGATGCCGCGGCGCTACCTCACGGTCATGATGGCCTGCTGGGGGCTGGGCTCACTGCCCTTCGTCCTCATCGCCGAGGCCACAGCTCTCTGGATGATCATCCTGGCGTGCTTCGTCGTGGGCATCACCTTCTCCGCACCGACGGTCATCTGGGGCACGTTGCTGCAGCGACGCGTCCCGCCGGACCTGCTGGGGCGCGTCTCCTCGCTGGACTTCTTCGTCTCCATCTCGCTCATGCCCGTGTCGATGGCCCTGGTCGGCCCGGTCTCCGAACTGATCGGTGTGCGCGCGACCTTCTGGATCGCTGCGCTGGCCCCTCTCGTGGTCTGCGTCGTGGCGTGGCTGTGGGCGAGGATGCCGGCCGACGAGGTTTCGAACCCCCTGGACTGA
- a CDS encoding cytochrome P450 codes for MAVTEVSSRLRSGLRTVTLPPPVPRELRRLVTGVPGVVRETVHWGVIHGLPGLVLRRAAKQGDLQARMVMAGGDVAGPIEEIRAVGPVVRAKFSNVVTSHAGVREVLTRDDFVTGFPGKDGPLSSIAEATAPRSIHPLEPPSLLATDPPDHTRYRRLVTGVFTKRAVERLRGRTEELATELLDALEEKARRGETVDVVADYCAPLPVAVIAEILGVPEDQHERVLGFGAAAAPSLDLGLGLGQYRRVHRALAQFDDWLGDHLAELRRNPGDNLLSQLVHAEVDGAGLDETELRATAGLVLAAGFETTVNLLSNGIALLAAHPDQLAKLRAQEASWPNTVEEVLRYDPPVLLTARQATVDTDLLGHQVRAGTLVAAVLWGANRDPEVFADPNAFDVTRANAREHISFSSGRHHCLGASLARMEGEVGLRAFFERFGDVDLVVGARRRTTRILRGYETLPVVLGPPAGLP; via the coding sequence ATGGCAGTGACTGAGGTGAGCAGCCGCCTGCGATCGGGGTTGCGGACGGTCACCCTGCCGCCTCCGGTGCCGCGTGAGCTGAGGCGCCTGGTGACCGGCGTGCCCGGCGTGGTCCGCGAGACGGTGCACTGGGGCGTCATCCACGGACTGCCCGGCCTCGTGCTCCGCCGGGCCGCCAAGCAGGGCGACCTGCAGGCACGCATGGTGATGGCGGGAGGTGACGTCGCAGGTCCGATCGAGGAGATCCGCGCCGTCGGCCCGGTGGTGCGGGCGAAGTTCAGCAACGTCGTCACGAGCCATGCCGGCGTGCGCGAGGTGCTCACCCGCGACGACTTCGTGACCGGCTTCCCCGGCAAGGACGGGCCACTCAGCTCGATCGCCGAGGCGACCGCACCGCGCAGCATCCACCCGCTCGAGCCGCCGTCGCTGCTGGCGACCGACCCGCCCGACCACACGCGCTACCGCAGGCTGGTGACCGGGGTCTTCACCAAGCGGGCGGTCGAGCGGCTGCGCGGGCGCACCGAGGAGCTGGCCACCGAGCTCCTCGACGCCCTGGAGGAGAAGGCCCGTCGTGGCGAGACCGTCGACGTCGTGGCCGACTACTGCGCGCCGCTGCCGGTGGCCGTGATCGCCGAGATCCTCGGCGTGCCCGAGGACCAGCACGAACGCGTCCTGGGCTTCGGAGCCGCCGCGGCACCGAGCCTCGACCTGGGTCTGGGCCTGGGTCAGTACCGCCGCGTGCACCGCGCGCTGGCGCAGTTCGACGACTGGCTGGGTGACCACCTCGCCGAGCTGCGCCGCAACCCGGGTGACAACCTGCTCAGCCAGCTCGTGCACGCCGAGGTGGACGGGGCCGGCCTGGACGAGACCGAGCTGCGCGCCACCGCCGGGCTGGTCCTGGCGGCCGGCTTCGAGACGACCGTCAACCTGCTCTCCAACGGCATCGCCCTCCTGGCCGCCCACCCCGACCAGCTGGCGAAGCTGCGCGCCCAGGAGGCGTCCTGGCCCAACACGGTCGAGGAGGTGCTGCGTTACGACCCGCCCGTGCTCCTGACCGCGCGCCAGGCAACGGTCGACACCGACCTGCTCGGCCACCAGGTCAGGGCAGGAACGCTGGTGGCGGCCGTCCTGTGGGGGGCCAACCGCGACCCGGAGGTCTTCGCCGACCCCAACGCCTTCGACGTCACCCGCGCCAACGCCCGCGAGCACATCTCGTTCTCGTCAGGTCGCCACCACTGCCTCGGCGCGTCGTTGGCGCGGATGGAGGGAGAGGTCGGGCTGCGCGCCTTCTTCGAGCGCTTCGGTGACGTCGACCTGGTGGTCGGGGCACGACGGCGTACGACGCGCATCCTGCGCGGCTACGAGACGTTGCCGGTGGTCCTGGGCCCGCCCGCTGGCCTGCCGTGA
- a CDS encoding NADPH:quinone oxidoreductase family protein, with protein sequence MRAAQVIQTTGPDGVEVRDVPDVSPGPHEVLIRVHSVGVSFPDLLLSQGQYQLRPEPPFTLGVDVAGTVEALGSGVEQFQVGQRVAAVAPYGGAAQLAAISEDAVFPLPDVLSYDEGAALPMNFLTAQFALVERAGLRPGEIVLVHGAAGGVGTATIQVAKGLGASVIAVVSTPEKAEVARAAGADETVLVDGFRERVGALTGGHGVDVVVDVVGGDLFTDSLRALAPLGRLLVVGFAAGQGIPEVKVNRLLLNNIDVRGVGWGAFAMVRPGYMHQQWRTLVPMIESGLVKPPIGGTYKLDEMAQALRDLDQRRATGKLVVRIA encoded by the coding sequence ATGCGCGCAGCCCAGGTGATCCAGACGACCGGCCCCGACGGCGTGGAGGTCCGCGACGTCCCCGACGTGTCCCCCGGTCCCCACGAGGTCCTCATCCGTGTCCACAGCGTCGGCGTCTCCTTTCCCGACCTGCTCCTCTCCCAGGGCCAGTACCAGCTGCGGCCCGAGCCGCCCTTCACCCTCGGCGTCGACGTGGCCGGCACGGTCGAGGCGCTCGGCTCCGGAGTCGAGCAGTTCCAGGTCGGCCAGCGAGTCGCCGCGGTCGCGCCCTACGGCGGCGCCGCACAGCTCGCCGCGATCTCCGAGGACGCCGTCTTCCCGCTCCCCGACGTGCTGTCGTACGACGAGGGCGCGGCGCTGCCGATGAACTTCCTGACCGCGCAGTTCGCCCTGGTCGAGCGGGCCGGGCTGCGTCCCGGTGAGATCGTGCTCGTCCACGGCGCGGCGGGGGGAGTCGGCACGGCCACGATCCAGGTCGCCAAGGGCCTCGGCGCCTCCGTCATCGCGGTGGTCTCGACGCCCGAGAAGGCCGAGGTCGCCCGCGCCGCCGGCGCTGACGAGACCGTCCTGGTCGACGGTTTCCGTGAGCGGGTCGGCGCGCTGACCGGCGGGCACGGCGTGGACGTGGTCGTCGACGTGGTCGGCGGCGACCTCTTCACCGACTCGCTGCGCGCGCTCGCGCCGCTGGGTCGGCTGCTCGTCGTCGGCTTCGCCGCGGGCCAGGGGATCCCCGAGGTCAAGGTCAACCGGCTGCTGCTCAACAACATCGACGTGCGCGGCGTGGGCTGGGGCGCCTTCGCCATGGTGCGTCCCGGCTACATGCACCAGCAGTGGCGCACGCTCGTCCCGATGATCGAGTCCGGGCTGGTCAAGCCGCCGATCGGCGGGACGTACAAGCTCGACGAGATGGCGCAGGCGCTGCGCGACCTCGACCAGCGCCGCGCCACGGGCAAGCTGGTCGTCCGGATCGCGTGA
- a CDS encoding CotH kinase family protein encodes MKPHARWPMMAIAPALATALVLSGCSATEAQSGSSNSDSPAAFDESALHSIKVDVDPDELQEMVSTYLESDEKEWIKGDVTIDGHAFKDVGLRLKGNSSLRNLTEDTSPSEMPWLLRLDEFVDGQEHEGTTEFVVRPNRSATSLNEAVALDLLEEAGLATERSMATSFSVNDEDPELRLVIENLDENWEKENFEGDGALYKAESEGDWSYRGDDPDDYEDVFDQETGEDDMTPLIEFLDFVNNSDEEEFAEKLPEWLDVKAFATYLAFEEAIDNFDDIDGPGNNAFLRWDAAKKQFTVVAWDHDLAFGARPEGPGREPGDGGRDGQDGKDNKDDAPQGPQGPQDGPQDGPQDAKNDGQDGPQDGDGKDAPKVMPPGGGPEHADPQPGPGMPGGGDNPLVERFKEVPQFQQLLTEAREQIQTDLFDSGLAEDVLQRWVDLLAEDAGDLVDEETLSAEAEEVRSSIKGDHDAGDHDAQGFGPGAQMGSERESEKGPGQRQRLEQDRRPESGPEQGSAKDQREEARKDQREDKSRDHSRDHSRDQARDRDPARSPDSRES; translated from the coding sequence ATGAAACCCCACGCCCGCTGGCCCATGATGGCCATCGCCCCCGCGCTGGCGACTGCCCTGGTCCTCTCCGGATGCTCCGCGACCGAGGCCCAGTCGGGCTCGAGCAACTCCGACTCGCCCGCCGCCTTCGACGAGTCGGCCCTGCACTCCATCAAGGTCGACGTCGACCCCGACGAGCTGCAGGAGATGGTCTCCACCTACCTCGAGTCCGACGAGAAGGAGTGGATCAAGGGCGACGTCACGATCGACGGCCACGCGTTCAAGGACGTCGGCCTGCGGCTCAAGGGCAACTCGTCGCTGCGCAACCTCACCGAGGACACCAGCCCGAGCGAGATGCCCTGGCTGCTGCGCCTCGACGAGTTCGTCGACGGCCAGGAGCACGAAGGCACCACCGAGTTCGTCGTGCGGCCGAACCGCTCCGCCACCTCCCTGAACGAGGCGGTCGCGCTCGATCTCCTCGAGGAAGCGGGGCTGGCCACGGAGCGCTCGATGGCGACGTCCTTCTCCGTGAACGACGAGGACCCTGAGTTGCGCCTGGTGATCGAGAACCTGGACGAGAACTGGGAGAAGGAGAACTTCGAGGGCGACGGAGCCCTCTACAAGGCGGAGTCCGAAGGTGACTGGTCCTACCGCGGCGACGACCCGGACGACTACGAGGACGTCTTCGACCAGGAGACCGGCGAGGACGACATGACCCCGCTGATCGAGTTCCTCGACTTCGTCAACAACTCCGACGAGGAAGAGTTCGCCGAGAAGCTCCCCGAGTGGCTCGACGTGAAGGCCTTCGCCACCTACCTCGCCTTCGAGGAGGCCATCGACAACTTCGACGACATCGATGGCCCCGGCAACAACGCCTTCCTGCGCTGGGACGCGGCGAAGAAGCAGTTCACCGTGGTGGCCTGGGACCACGACCTCGCCTTCGGGGCGCGGCCGGAGGGCCCTGGACGCGAGCCGGGTGACGGTGGCCGCGACGGCCAGGACGGCAAGGACAACAAGGACGACGCCCCGCAGGGCCCGCAGGGCCCGCAGGACGGACCGCAGGACGGACCGCAGGACGCCAAGAACGACGGCCAGGACGGCCCGCAGGACGGCGACGGCAAGGACGCGCCGAAGGTCATGCCTCCGGGCGGCGGCCCCGAGCATGCCGACCCGCAGCCAGGACCCGGCATGCCCGGTGGTGGCGACAACCCGCTCGTCGAGCGCTTCAAGGAGGTCCCCCAGTTCCAGCAGCTGCTGACCGAGGCGCGTGAGCAGATCCAGACCGACCTCTTCGACTCGGGCCTGGCCGAGGACGTCCTGCAGCGGTGGGTCGACCTGCTGGCCGAGGACGCGGGAGACCTCGTCGACGAGGAGACGCTGAGCGCCGAGGCCGAGGAGGTCCGCTCCTCGATCAAGGGCGACCACGACGCCGGCGACCACGACGCTCAGGGCTTCGGCCCGGGCGCGCAGATGGGGTCGGAGCGGGAGTCGGAGAAGGGGCCGGGGCAGCGCCAGCGCCTCGAGCAGGACCGACGCCCCGAGTCGGGTCCTGAGCAGGGCTCCGCGAAGGACCAGCGCGAGGAGGCGCGCAAGGACCAGCGCGAGGACAAGTCACGCGACCACTCGCGGGACCACTCGCGTGACCAGGCGCGTGACAGGGACCCGGCGAGGAGCCCTGACTCACGGGAGTCCTGA
- a CDS encoding response regulator transcription factor: MTTAPLTRPDGSPLRVLAVDDEVNLTELLAMAMRYEGWEVSVAHAGREAVETAKKFRPDAIVLDMMLPDFDGLEVMRRVRLDQPEVPVLFLTARDGVQDRITGLTAGGDDYVTKPFSLEEVVARVRALLRRSGATSREQGSLLVVGDLELDEESHEVRRGGEEIHLTATEFELLRYLMRNPRRVLSKPQILDRVWDYDFGGQANIVELYISYLRKKVDAGRAPMIHTMRGAGYVLKPA, encoded by the coding sequence ATGACCACGGCGCCACTGACCCGTCCCGACGGCTCGCCGTTGCGCGTGCTCGCCGTGGACGACGAGGTCAACCTGACCGAGCTGCTGGCCATGGCGATGCGCTACGAGGGGTGGGAGGTGAGCGTGGCCCACGCCGGTCGTGAGGCGGTCGAGACCGCGAAGAAGTTCCGCCCCGACGCGATCGTGCTCGACATGATGCTGCCCGACTTCGACGGGCTCGAGGTCATGCGGCGCGTGCGCCTGGACCAGCCTGAGGTGCCCGTCCTCTTCCTGACCGCCCGTGACGGGGTGCAGGACCGGATCACGGGTCTCACCGCGGGCGGCGACGACTACGTGACCAAGCCGTTCAGCCTGGAGGAGGTGGTCGCGCGTGTGCGCGCCTTGCTGAGGCGCTCCGGTGCGACCAGCCGTGAGCAGGGTTCGCTGCTCGTCGTGGGTGACCTCGAGCTCGACGAGGAGAGCCATGAGGTGCGTCGCGGCGGCGAGGAGATCCACCTGACGGCGACGGAGTTCGAGCTGTTGCGCTACCTGATGCGCAACCCTCGTCGGGTGCTGAGCAAGCCCCAGATCCTCGATCGGGTCTGGGACTACGACTTCGGCGGTCAGGCCAACATCGTCGAGCTCTACATCTCCTACCTGCGCAAGAAGGTGGATGCGGGCCGGGCCCCGATGATCCACACCATGCGGGGTGCCGGCTACGTCCTCAAGCCGGCCTGA
- a CDS encoding sensor histidine kinase, which produces MRFVGRSLTARLTAAVVALIALVSVVVVSSTAWVVGAYVTDQLDADLTAAGARAQRALLVGPHTSSPDGGPPPAIREARGQGTGTLTAYLAGGEGRGQRIDSSGVLRTLDDDVLDALAGLPVGGGPVTVDLTGLGEYRVQVEEVDGITVVTGLPTAPVEEARNTVTLWGLGLGTVATLLGGTLAALVVRRQLRPLREVAVTAQDVAATDLTTGEIGVARVPQHLEDPRTEVGRMALALNAALDHVESALDQRRRSEAQARQLLADVSHELRTPLATVSGYAELGLRGQDPDGVTHALGKVQEEARRMTAMVEDLLLLARLDAGRALAVEEVDLTRMVVESVADARVTGPDHRWRLELPEEVVTVQGDALRLHQVLSNLLANARQHTPPGTTVTTGLVVEDDRVLLGVTDDGPGISPEFVGEVFTRFARGDAARSRSTSGAGLGLPLARSIVRAHGGDLTVASEPGRTRFEVSLPRARVTT; this is translated from the coding sequence ATGCGCTTCGTCGGGCGCTCGCTCACCGCACGGTTGACCGCTGCCGTGGTGGCACTCATCGCCCTCGTCTCCGTCGTCGTGGTCTCGTCGACGGCCTGGGTCGTGGGCGCCTACGTCACCGACCAGCTCGACGCCGACCTGACGGCCGCCGGCGCGCGTGCGCAGCGGGCCCTGCTCGTCGGGCCCCACACGTCCTCGCCCGACGGTGGTCCGCCCCCCGCGATCCGCGAGGCGCGAGGGCAGGGGACCGGGACGTTGACGGCCTACCTCGCAGGGGGCGAAGGGCGGGGACAGCGCATCGACTCCTCCGGCGTCCTGCGGACGCTCGACGACGACGTGCTCGATGCGCTCGCCGGGCTCCCCGTGGGTGGAGGGCCGGTCACCGTCGACCTGACGGGACTGGGCGAATACCGGGTGCAGGTCGAGGAGGTGGACGGCATCACAGTCGTCACTGGCCTGCCGACGGCACCCGTCGAGGAAGCCCGCAACACCGTGACGCTCTGGGGTCTGGGGCTCGGCACGGTCGCGACCCTGCTGGGCGGCACCCTGGCCGCGCTGGTCGTACGCCGTCAGCTGCGGCCCCTGCGTGAGGTCGCGGTCACTGCGCAGGACGTCGCGGCCACCGACCTGACCACGGGCGAGATCGGGGTGGCGCGCGTGCCGCAGCACCTGGAGGACCCCCGGACCGAGGTGGGCCGGATGGCCCTCGCGCTCAACGCGGCGCTCGACCACGTCGAGTCGGCCCTGGACCAGCGACGGCGCAGCGAGGCCCAGGCGCGACAGCTGCTTGCCGACGTCTCCCACGAGCTGCGTACTCCCCTGGCCACCGTCTCCGGCTACGCCGAGCTGGGCCTGCGTGGACAGGATCCCGACGGCGTCACCCATGCACTGGGCAAGGTGCAGGAGGAGGCCCGTCGGATGACGGCGATGGTGGAGGACCTTCTGCTGCTCGCCCGCCTCGACGCCGGTCGGGCGCTCGCGGTGGAGGAGGTCGACCTGACCCGGATGGTCGTGGAGTCCGTCGCGGACGCCCGGGTGACCGGTCCCGACCACCGTTGGCGGCTGGAGCTGCCCGAGGAGGTGGTCACCGTCCAGGGCGACGCACTCAGGCTGCACCAGGTGCTCAGCAACCTGCTCGCCAACGCCCGGCAACACACGCCACCCGGCACCACGGTGACGACCGGGCTGGTCGTCGAGGACGACCGGGTGCTGCTCGGAGTCACCGACGACGGTCCGGGCATCTCCCCGGAGTTCGTGGGGGAGGTCTTCACGCGGTTCGCGCGCGGTGACGCCGCCCGCTCGCGCTCGACGTCGGGCGCCGGTCTGGGGCTGCCGCTGGCACGCTCCATCGTGCGGGCGCACGGCGGCGACCTGACGGTGGCGTCGGAGCCCGGACGAACTCGGTTCGAAGTGTCGTTGCCGCGGGCTAGGGTGACGACGTGA